The Paenibacillus uliginis N3/975 genome has a window encoding:
- a CDS encoding TIGR03826 family flagellar region protein has product MNLGNCPRCGKLYALNFRDMCSDCLKGIEVEYQDCAQYLRDTKGATIHEVSEATGVTIRQITKFIREGRISIANAPNLSYPCEVCGTLIRESNMCESCRIRLTKELRSVAADDQSGNDSQSKKDDHTYRAVDKLRKY; this is encoded by the coding sequence ATGAACTTGGGGAATTGTCCTCGGTGCGGCAAATTGTATGCGCTGAACTTCCGGGATATGTGTTCTGACTGTTTGAAAGGCATTGAGGTAGAGTACCAGGATTGCGCTCAATATTTACGAGATACGAAGGGTGCTACAATCCATGAAGTATCCGAAGCGACAGGAGTTACGATTCGCCAGATCACAAAGTTTATTCGTGAAGGGCGGATTTCTATTGCTAACGCACCGAATTTGTCGTATCCCTGCGAGGTTTGCGGAACGCTGATACGTGAGAGCAATATGTGTGAATCGTGCAGAATACGGCTGACGAAGGAATTAAGAAGCGTTGCTGCGGATGACCAATCCGGAAACGACAGTCAAAGTAAGAAGGACGATCATACCTATAGAGCAGTTGACAAATTACGCAAATACTAA
- the flgM gene encoding flagellar biosynthesis anti-sigma factor FlgM, whose translation MKINETGRVGAVHSYQRNMEAHRQEQHNKTRRKDEVSISTEAKEMLQAQERAGDPARIEKIQSLKEQVSSGTYQVSADKLAEKLLPYFKQFPES comes from the coding sequence ATGAAGATTAACGAAACCGGACGCGTTGGCGCTGTCCACTCGTACCAACGAAATATGGAGGCCCACCGACAGGAACAACACAATAAGACTCGTCGCAAGGACGAGGTGTCTATTTCAACGGAAGCGAAGGAGATGCTTCAGGCTCAGGAACGTGCTGGCGATCCGGCGCGCATAGAGAAGATTCAATCCCTGAAAGAACAGGTCTCCTCGGGGACTTACCAAGTGAGTGCCGATAAACTTGCGGAGAAGCTGCTGCCTTATTTTAAGCAGTTTCCTGAGAGCTAA
- a CDS encoding flagellar protein FlgN: MTVQVLIDSLQRLEMVYNDMLAVADAKKQAITKNDVDAVVQLLNRESKGMKTIEQLEKERIEAAYTFLQSRGVKSQLELTLTELARLVFDPEEKVKLLDVQSRLSRTLLALKEKNDLNQQLLVQSLDFIDFSLDMLTGKSSQDEVTYHHPSDKGGSTGRPGLFDTRA; encoded by the coding sequence ATGACAGTACAGGTATTAATTGATTCCCTGCAGCGGCTAGAAATGGTATATAACGACATGCTAGCTGTGGCTGACGCTAAGAAGCAGGCCATTACGAAGAACGATGTGGATGCTGTCGTCCAGTTGCTGAATCGAGAGTCTAAAGGAATGAAGACGATTGAGCAGCTGGAGAAGGAGCGCATCGAAGCCGCGTATACTTTTTTGCAGAGCCGCGGAGTCAAGTCACAGTTGGAGTTAACACTGACAGAGCTTGCGCGGCTTGTATTTGATCCGGAGGAAAAAGTGAAGCTGCTGGATGTTCAGTCCCGTTTGTCCCGCACGCTTCTTGCGCTGAAGGAGAAAAATGATCTGAATCAGCAGTTGCTGGTGCAATCACTCGATTTCATCGATTTCTCCCTCGACATGCTGACTGGAAAATCATCACAAGACGAGGTCACATATCATCACCCGTCTGACAAAGGCGGCAGCACAGGACGGCCGGGCCTGTTCGATACCCGAGCGTAA
- the flgK gene encoding flagellar hook-associated protein FlgK, which produces MRSTFHSLETAKRSLFTQTAALGTTGHNIANANTEGYSRQVVKMQASIPMEAYGLSRSTIAGQMGTGVEFTSIDRIREMFLDDQFRGENSSFGSWNIQYDTLDKLEAIINEPSDSGIRKVMDKFWNSWSELSKSPDDPTARKIVKQTAEALTDALNHMSTQLDNLSKDLNSNIDVKAREAQGYLTTIADLNKTINRIEQMGDQANDLRDQRDLMADKLSKIMDITVTDGEGGYNVSLGGQNLVEGEAVTVTVDGAFLTTAFASGDLKGGEVHGMIISKDTLVEDYRNQINSLANTLVNGDVEVTLPAGAMPPEGTILTSDAEVKINGQVSTLPAGQPMPKGAVLNKDVSTTVKGFNGLHQLGYTMDGSTDKGVPFFTAVDGGSTITAGNIRLNQVISDNPDKIATSMRLSSDGNSVINGNNDLAKLLTNLKDSPFTILGGTSSSTIDGLFRSMVGQLGVQTQESYRQTENSYTLVSQVETRRMSVSGVSLDEEMTNMIKFQHAYSAASRFLTTFDQLLDKLINSTGVVGR; this is translated from the coding sequence ATGCGATCTACATTTCATTCATTAGAAACGGCCAAGCGGAGCCTGTTTACACAAACAGCCGCACTCGGAACGACAGGTCATAATATTGCTAATGCCAATACGGAAGGCTACTCCCGTCAAGTGGTGAAGATGCAAGCGTCCATTCCAATGGAAGCCTACGGTTTGTCACGTTCCACTATCGCTGGACAGATGGGTACAGGCGTTGAGTTCACTAGTATTGATCGTATCCGGGAGATGTTTTTGGATGATCAGTTCCGCGGTGAGAACAGTTCGTTCGGCAGCTGGAACATACAATATGACACGCTGGACAAGCTGGAGGCGATTATAAATGAGCCTTCCGACAGCGGTATCCGCAAAGTTATGGATAAGTTCTGGAACTCATGGTCTGAGCTGTCTAAAAGCCCCGATGACCCGACTGCACGCAAAATCGTGAAGCAAACGGCTGAGGCCTTGACTGACGCACTCAATCATATGAGTACTCAGCTAGATAATTTGAGTAAGGATTTGAATTCCAATATCGATGTTAAGGCTAGGGAAGCCCAAGGGTACTTAACAACGATTGCTGACTTAAATAAGACGATTAACCGGATCGAACAAATGGGTGATCAGGCAAACGATCTCCGCGACCAACGCGATCTGATGGCCGATAAGCTGTCCAAAATTATGGACATCACGGTAACGGATGGCGAGGGAGGATACAATGTATCCCTTGGCGGACAAAATCTTGTAGAAGGCGAAGCGGTGACCGTAACCGTTGACGGTGCGTTCCTGACTACAGCTTTTGCAAGTGGTGATCTTAAGGGCGGAGAAGTCCACGGAATGATTATCTCAAAGGATACACTCGTGGAGGATTATCGGAATCAGATCAACTCGCTCGCGAATACACTTGTTAACGGGGATGTTGAGGTTACACTCCCAGCAGGAGCGATGCCTCCAGAAGGGACAATCCTAACCTCCGACGCGGAAGTTAAAATCAATGGACAGGTCAGCACTTTACCAGCAGGCCAGCCTATGCCTAAAGGTGCTGTACTGAACAAAGATGTCTCTACGACTGTAAAAGGTTTTAACGGCCTTCATCAGCTTGGATATACGATGGATGGTTCCACTGACAAAGGGGTGCCGTTTTTTACGGCAGTAGATGGTGGCTCTACCATTACGGCGGGTAATATTCGTCTAAACCAGGTTATTTCGGATAATCCCGATAAAATTGCTACTTCCATGAGGCTCTCTTCAGACGGGAATTCTGTAATCAACGGGAATAATGATCTGGCTAAGCTGCTGACAAATCTTAAGGATTCTCCGTTTACAATACTAGGTGGTACAAGCAGCTCGACTATTGACGGACTGTTCAGATCGATGGTTGGACAATTAGGTGTCCAAACACAGGAGAGTTATCGCCAGACTGAGAACTCTTATACCCTAGTTTCACAGGTTGAGACCCGCCGCATGTCTGTCAGCGGTGTTTCCTTGGACGAAGAGATGACCAATATGATTAAATTCCAACACGCCTATAGTGCGGCCTCCCGTTTCTTGACGACTTTTGACCAGTTGCTAGACAAGTTGATCAATTCCACTGGCGTGGTAGGAAGATAA
- the flgL gene encoding flagellar hook-associated protein FlgL, producing the protein MLRVTTNMMSSQLMLNLNRNAQRMNETQLQASTGRKLNKPSDDPVGITYSLRYRGELSSNEQYQKNVDNAVSWLDFSDSTMNQAGDVLNRLKALVVQASTETNPQSGLDSISQEVSQLKEQLVDIANSRLNGKYVFNGQQYDKMPYGFPKNPDGSLDTSTAGATTTDQGAVEYLVGENVKIGINVTGSDVFGSGNDNVFVIMDRVSQALKDGKHDEVSAELANIESSMDRLLSMRAEVGAKTNRIELMENRLGDLELNLTELQAKTEDADFGELIMRSKIQENIYNASLSAGAKIIQPSLVDFLR; encoded by the coding sequence ATGTTAAGAGTCACCACAAATATGATGAGCAGCCAGTTGATGTTGAACCTAAACAGGAATGCTCAGCGGATGAATGAAACACAACTGCAGGCATCGACTGGTCGTAAGCTTAATAAGCCATCTGATGATCCGGTTGGAATCACATATTCACTGCGTTACCGTGGAGAGCTTTCATCCAACGAGCAGTACCAGAAGAATGTGGATAATGCCGTATCTTGGTTGGATTTTAGTGATAGTACCATGAATCAGGCTGGAGATGTATTAAATAGATTGAAGGCCCTGGTTGTCCAGGCCTCTACGGAGACCAACCCACAATCTGGATTAGACAGTATTAGTCAGGAAGTCTCCCAGTTGAAGGAGCAACTCGTTGATATAGCAAACAGCAGACTAAACGGAAAATATGTGTTTAATGGACAGCAATACGACAAGATGCCGTATGGTTTTCCGAAGAATCCAGATGGATCTCTGGATACGTCTACAGCGGGTGCTACTACCACTGATCAAGGTGCTGTTGAATACTTGGTGGGTGAAAATGTTAAAATCGGTATTAACGTGACAGGTAGTGACGTTTTTGGTAGTGGAAATGACAATGTCTTTGTTATAATGGACCGTGTTTCCCAAGCTCTTAAGGACGGTAAACATGACGAAGTTAGTGCAGAACTAGCTAATATTGAGTCAAGTATGGACCGCCTGCTTAGTATGCGTGCTGAAGTGGGCGCGAAGACGAACCGAATTGAGTTGATGGAGAATCGATTAGGAGATCTTGAGCTTAATTTAACGGAGCTTCAGGCTAAAACGGAGGATGCTGATTTTGGAGAGTTGATTATGCGCTCCAAAATTCAAGAGAATATTTATAACGCATCTCTATCAGCAGGTGCTAAAATTATTCAACCCTCATTAGTTGATTTCCTGAGATAA
- a CDS encoding flagellar assembly protein FliW: MIIHTSMWGELDTPESQIYNFPKGIPGFEEEHQFALIDEEDSPFVYMQSLKQKHLTFVMADPFLFYPDYEFDLPDTDAEELCIDDAISVKCIITVREKIEESSINLLAPLVFNPQQRLGKQVVLQGVPYRTSHRLWNDSVDENGRDGV, from the coding sequence ATGATTATTCATACGTCGATGTGGGGGGAATTGGATACGCCAGAAAGCCAAATCTACAATTTTCCCAAGGGAATACCAGGGTTTGAGGAAGAGCATCAATTTGCTCTTATTGATGAAGAGGACAGCCCGTTTGTATATATGCAGTCCTTGAAGCAAAAGCATCTCACGTTTGTTATGGCAGATCCCTTTCTTTTTTATCCTGACTATGAATTTGATTTACCTGATACTGATGCAGAAGAACTTTGTATTGATGATGCGATATCTGTGAAGTGTATTATTACGGTAAGAGAGAAGATCGAAGAGTCCAGTATAAATCTACTTGCCCCGCTGGTGTTCAATCCTCAACAAAGGTTAGGTAAACAAGTTGTGCTTCAAGGAGTGCCATATCGTACAAGCCATCGTCTATGGAACGATTCTGTTGATGAGAATGGAAGGGACGGTGTTTAA
- the csrA gene encoding carbon storage regulator CsrA encodes MLVLSRKVGESIVIQDQIEVTVLSVEGETVRIGVKAPKQVDIFREEVYLSIQESNQESATPTQAGMNALIKMVDQKNKN; translated from the coding sequence ATGCTGGTACTCTCACGTAAAGTAGGGGAATCCATCGTTATTCAGGATCAGATTGAGGTCACCGTTCTCAGTGTAGAGGGGGAAACGGTTCGTATCGGGGTCAAGGCTCCCAAACAGGTTGATATTTTCCGTGAGGAAGTGTATCTCTCAATCCAGGAATCTAACCAAGAGTCTGCGACTCCTACACAGGCTGGCATGAACGCTTTAATAAAGATGGTAGACCAAAAAAATAAAAATTAA
- a CDS encoding flagellin — protein MIINHNVPALNTHRNMGLNTNAASKNMEKLSSGLRINRAADDAAGLSISEKMRGQIRGLEQAQRNVQDGISFAQTAEGAMNEVSSMLTRIKELSVQQENGTYSNSDKSNIKAELGQLGAQIDSILTNTKFNGINISGGSVAIQADDDAFQITINGISSAGFKGLTSAVTLASATSAIEAVAKQRAQLGAVQNRLEYTSNNLGTTVENLTASESRIRDTDMAKEMVNLSKNNILLQASQSMLAQANSAPQGVLSLLR, from the coding sequence ATGATTATCAATCATAACGTACCAGCTTTGAACACACACCGTAACATGGGTCTGAACACGAATGCAGCAAGCAAGAACATGGAGAAATTGTCTTCTGGTCTTCGCATTAACCGTGCAGCTGACGATGCTGCTGGTCTTTCGATTTCCGAAAAAATGCGCGGTCAAATCCGCGGTCTAGAGCAAGCACAACGTAACGTTCAAGACGGTATCTCTTTCGCACAAACAGCTGAGGGTGCTATGAACGAAGTTAGCTCCATGTTGACTCGTATTAAAGAACTGAGCGTACAGCAAGAAAATGGAACTTACAGCAATAGCGATAAATCCAACATCAAAGCTGAGCTTGGACAACTGGGCGCACAAATCGACAGTATCCTTACAAACACAAAATTTAACGGAATTAATATCTCTGGTGGCTCGGTTGCAATCCAAGCTGACGATGATGCTTTCCAAATCACTATTAATGGTATTAGTTCTGCTGGCTTTAAAGGTTTGACTTCTGCAGTAACACTTGCAAGTGCTACTTCTGCAATTGAAGCAGTAGCTAAGCAACGTGCTCAATTGGGTGCTGTACAAAACCGTCTGGAGTACACTTCCAATAACTTGGGTACAACTGTTGAGAACCTGACTGCTTCCGAATCCCGTATCCGTGATACCGATATGGCAAAAGAAATGGTTAACCTGTCTAAAAACAACATCTTGTTGCAAGCTTCCCAATCCATGCTTGCGCAAGCTAACTCTGCTCCACAAGGCGTTTTGTCCCTGCTTCGTTAA
- a CDS encoding flagellar protein FlaG, which yields MNPMISSNTGNVPAIPQTNLHKRDIAVDNENGQLAAQATALAGGNKQQQTLEDTVQQLQKAIDAIQGPPRTLEFSIHEKTNAIMIKVMNKETGDLIREVPPEKILDLAAKMMEITGIIVDKKI from the coding sequence ATGAACCCGATGATATCGTCCAACACTGGGAATGTTCCAGCAATTCCACAGACAAATTTACATAAGCGAGATATAGCGGTGGATAACGAGAACGGTCAACTTGCTGCACAGGCGACAGCACTTGCAGGAGGTAACAAGCAACAACAAACATTAGAAGACACTGTTCAGCAACTGCAAAAGGCTATTGATGCTATTCAGGGCCCTCCAAGAACACTCGAATTTTCTATTCATGAAAAAACGAATGCTATTATGATTAAAGTTATGAATAAAGAGACAGGCGATCTTATTCGTGAAGTGCCGCCCGAGAAAATTTTAGATCTGGCAGCCAAAATGATGGAGATCACCGGTATTATTGTCGATAAGAAGATATAA
- the fliD gene encoding flagellar filament capping protein FliD, which yields MVTRIGGLASGMDIDAMVKKLMTAERKPLDKLNQQKQLMEWKRESYRETSTKLVSFLQDKLSKLSMSSSISAQKATVTGNTESLSAVASSSASGVLDITVERLATASRSVTVLDKDADGKVIPFDMDGSTLLSDSKLNISAGFVKIGNVDIEVTATDTIDSFVQKINNSKEAGVTALYDKNSGLSLTSKTTGSNEIEIATEISSAFKLKSTAGVDAALTVNGLAITKSSNTFDLNGVAITLKAPTNGQVTRVEVSKDTDKLVETVQSFVDAYNDVLTTLNSKVSEERYKKYTPLSTEERAAMSDEEAKLWTSKAKSGMLRNDSILQDTISEMRTAMLQGVDIGRVENGINKPLMLSELGITTGTYDTKGKLILDQDKLRSALEKDPDIVNNFFGKQDPANLLTNVYTSQDGVFAKLKKITNVSLQKMADTAGTSRVSSDLSSTFLSTSSMGEQLTSLERRISDMTSRLNRIETNYFKKFTAMETAINRYNNQSSSLASFMS from the coding sequence ATGGTAACCAGAATCGGTGGTCTTGCATCAGGTATGGATATTGATGCAATGGTTAAGAAATTGATGACGGCTGAACGAAAGCCGCTTGATAAATTGAATCAGCAGAAACAGTTAATGGAGTGGAAACGCGAGAGTTATCGTGAAACAAGTACGAAGTTGGTGTCGTTTCTCCAAGATAAATTATCAAAACTATCCATGAGCAGTTCCATCAGTGCTCAAAAGGCAACGGTAACCGGTAATACGGAATCATTGTCTGCTGTTGCCTCATCTTCTGCCAGCGGTGTTCTCGATATTACGGTGGAGAGACTTGCTACAGCTTCTCGGTCAGTGACTGTTCTAGATAAAGATGCAGATGGAAAAGTGATTCCATTTGATATGGATGGTTCTACATTACTATCTGATTCCAAATTAAATATCAGTGCAGGATTTGTAAAAATAGGAAATGTTGACATTGAAGTTACAGCTACGGATACGATCGATTCTTTTGTACAAAAAATAAACAATAGTAAAGAAGCGGGTGTCACTGCTCTCTATGATAAAAACTCAGGTTTGTCTCTGACAAGTAAAACAACGGGTTCAAATGAGATTGAAATAGCGACAGAGATATCGAGTGCATTCAAATTAAAATCCACCGCGGGTGTGGACGCTGCTTTAACGGTTAATGGTTTGGCCATCACTAAGTCCTCTAATACATTTGATCTAAATGGAGTAGCTATAACACTCAAGGCCCCAACTAATGGACAAGTAACCCGAGTTGAGGTTTCTAAGGATACAGATAAACTCGTTGAGACAGTTCAAAGTTTTGTAGATGCGTATAATGATGTTTTAACTACACTGAACAGTAAGGTGAGCGAAGAACGTTATAAAAAATACACTCCACTTAGCACTGAAGAAAGGGCTGCAATGAGTGATGAAGAAGCGAAATTGTGGACCTCAAAGGCGAAAAGTGGGATGCTTAGAAATGATAGCATTCTACAAGATACCATTTCTGAAATGCGTACGGCTATGCTTCAGGGTGTGGATATCGGTAGGGTAGAGAACGGTATAAACAAACCCTTAATGCTTTCTGAACTAGGCATTACAACAGGGACATATGACACTAAGGGAAAATTGATTCTGGATCAGGACAAACTCCGTTCAGCACTTGAGAAGGATCCAGACATTGTTAACAATTTTTTTGGTAAGCAGGATCCTGCCAATTTGTTAACAAATGTATATACATCTCAGGACGGGGTATTTGCTAAATTAAAGAAAATAACAAATGTTAGTCTACAAAAGATGGCAGATACAGCCGGTACATCTCGGGTAAGTAGTGATTTGAGTTCTACGTTTTTAAGTACGAGCTCGATGGGGGAGCAATTGACGAGTCTTGAACGACGAATAAGTGACATGACGAGCCGTCTGAATAGGATTGAAACGAATTATTTTAAAAAGTTTACTGCAATGGAAACAGCTATTAACAGATATAACAATCAATCATCAAGTCTCGCGAGTTTCATGTCTTAA
- the fliS gene encoding flagellar export chaperone FliS, translating to MINSPYQKYQQIQAQTASKPKLLIMLYDGAIRFVRSGIEGIEEHNVEKSNNNLCKAQAIVHELISSLNFDYPISYDLVRIYEYILNQLIEANVKKSVLPAQEVLEHLSDLREAWIEASKAPGFGGGV from the coding sequence TTGATTAACTCACCCTATCAAAAATATCAGCAAATACAGGCTCAGACTGCATCCAAACCTAAACTTCTAATCATGCTTTATGATGGAGCAATTCGCTTTGTCCGTTCTGGAATCGAGGGTATTGAGGAACATAATGTTGAGAAATCCAACAATAACCTGTGCAAGGCACAAGCCATTGTACATGAGCTTATTTCTTCATTAAACTTCGATTATCCTATATCATATGACTTGGTGCGAATCTACGAATATATACTAAATCAGTTGATAGAGGCCAATGTGAAAAAATCGGTCCTCCCTGCACAGGAGGTATTGGAACACTTATCTGATTTGCGTGAGGCTTGGATTGAAGCAAGTAAGGCACCAGGTTTTGGTGGTGGAGTATGA
- a CDS encoding motility associated factor glycosyltransferase family protein: protein MSNLQVNYSSLKQRFPHVRTKMDIIQNSHPTESSLYVEMIDRDSAWLQAVESSLNDCKIVFVYGFGRGFSIADLLDRYPDCWFFVYEPDENLFLETLSEYDISFILEHPNFYWLSVGESQLNMLFHMVCSYMQDEMVFVALRHYLENDMDILRGIKQKFMEYRDTFYSNKHTEHRFREEWTRNYLYHVTDILNTPSIEQLFYSFEGSTAVIVSSGPSLQEDIEYLKKLHPHALIIAAGSSIQALIKHGIRPHLIVIMDGHPINKRIFSTPESLEAPLLFTSSSYYEISDLKHTQKIHSIMKSDAVSQYLLEYSREQLFISPSATVAGTAIQAAACLGAKRIVLAGQDLSFPDQKFYTDGIEHFSSDNTDEKVQTAHKKVLNVKGTYNPTDDSFLLMKDGIENLITGLPKVEFINTSRNGAAIEGAPFKPIDELYEQLQSERVESDAIGDWIENNHHIVDNSRMLYFKEKLELTLLDLLNVRSEIKLIKNHLNKLRELSRIKPIKAQRELELIEQMWGAIANRGWFAPIVESILPLQIAKFDQLLPIIITEQNLIRKTDLICENLGSLLTEINDRIPDLEDMFAESLLRFKD, encoded by the coding sequence ATGTCTAACTTACAAGTAAACTATAGTTCGCTAAAACAGAGGTTTCCCCATGTTAGAACGAAGATGGATATTATACAAAATTCCCATCCAACTGAATCAAGTTTATATGTAGAAATGATCGATAGGGACTCAGCCTGGCTACAGGCTGTTGAGTCCTCGTTAAATGACTGTAAAATCGTTTTTGTATATGGATTTGGAAGAGGATTTAGTATAGCAGATCTGCTTGATCGGTATCCGGATTGCTGGTTTTTTGTGTATGAGCCTGACGAAAATCTTTTTCTTGAAACCCTATCTGAATACGATATTTCATTTATATTAGAACATCCAAATTTTTACTGGTTATCCGTGGGTGAGTCGCAATTAAACATGCTGTTTCATATGGTTTGTAGTTACATGCAGGATGAAATGGTTTTTGTAGCGTTACGACATTATCTAGAAAATGATATGGATATTCTACGCGGCATTAAACAAAAGTTTATGGAATACAGAGACACATTCTATTCTAATAAGCATACGGAGCATCGTTTCCGAGAGGAATGGACTCGGAATTATTTGTACCATGTAACTGATATACTTAATACTCCATCGATTGAGCAACTTTTTTATTCCTTTGAGGGAAGTACTGCAGTTATTGTTTCGTCAGGACCATCTCTACAGGAAGATATAGAGTACTTGAAAAAATTACATCCTCATGCTCTTATTATTGCAGCCGGTTCGAGTATACAGGCACTAATTAAGCATGGTATTCGTCCCCATCTAATAGTTATTATGGATGGGCACCCAATTAACAAACGGATATTTTCAACCCCAGAATCACTTGAAGCACCTCTTCTGTTTACATCGTCTTCTTATTATGAAATATCTGATTTAAAACACACTCAAAAAATTCATAGTATCATGAAGAGTGATGCTGTATCTCAATATTTGTTAGAGTACAGTCGGGAACAACTCTTTATATCTCCATCGGCAACTGTAGCAGGAACAGCCATTCAGGCTGCTGCATGCCTTGGTGCTAAAAGAATTGTTCTGGCAGGGCAAGACCTCTCCTTTCCGGACCAAAAGTTTTATACAGATGGAATTGAGCACTTTTCTTCAGATAATACGGATGAAAAAGTACAGACTGCACATAAGAAAGTGCTTAATGTGAAAGGGACGTATAATCCCACTGATGATAGTTTTCTATTGATGAAAGATGGAATTGAGAATCTAATTACGGGACTTCCAAAAGTTGAATTTATTAACACTAGTCGCAATGGAGCCGCCATTGAAGGGGCACCATTCAAGCCGATAGATGAGCTATATGAGCAGTTACAATCTGAAAGGGTCGAATCAGATGCAATAGGTGATTGGATTGAAAACAATCATCACATCGTAGACAATAGTCGAATGCTTTATTTTAAAGAAAAACTAGAACTAACTCTTCTGGACCTGTTAAATGTACGTTCAGAGATTAAATTGATAAAGAATCACTTGAATAAGCTGCGCGAGTTAAGTCGAATAAAACCGATAAAAGCACAAAGAGAATTAGAATTGATTGAACAGATGTGGGGCGCTATTGCGAACAGAGGTTGGTTTGCACCTATCGTGGAATCTATTCTGCCCTTACAAATCGCTAAATTTGATCAGTTGTTACCAATCATCATTACAGAACAAAATCTTATTCGTAAGACAGATCTGATCTGCGAGAATCTCGGTAGTTTGCTTACAGAGATCAATGATAGAATTCCTGATTTGGAAGATATGTTTGCAGAATCGCTTCTTCGATTTAAGGATTAG
- a CDS encoding UDP-N-acetylglucosamine 4,6-dehydratase family protein, with product MFTNKVVLVTGGTGSIGSEIVRNILTYNPKALRIFSRDESKQFNLQQELKEFDNVRHLIGDIRDKQRLSYAMEGVDYIFHAAALKHVPSCEYNPMEAVKTNVIGVQNLIEAALENNVEKVIAISTDKVVNPTNTMGATKLLSERLISAASLYKGSKRTVFSCVRFGNVMGSRGSVIPLFREQILKGKPVTVTHKDMTRFMMSIPQAAQLVIDAAHYSQGGEVFVLKMPILKITDLAKCMIESFQEASGHRYAGKVTETGIRPGEKMYEELMTLEESERALENERMYIIPSSFMTKEPHYEGFKKAPRQEYSSMTAPRIYPADIRMLLENYGLGFAREATYEEAR from the coding sequence ATGTTTACGAATAAAGTGGTATTAGTAACCGGCGGAACAGGATCGATCGGCAGCGAGATCGTTCGGAATATACTGACTTACAATCCGAAGGCTTTAAGAATTTTCAGCCGGGATGAAAGCAAGCAGTTCAATCTGCAACAAGAGCTCAAAGAATTTGATAATGTTCGACACTTGATCGGCGATATCCGGGACAAGCAGAGGCTGAGCTATGCAATGGAAGGGGTGGACTATATATTCCATGCCGCGGCGCTTAAGCACGTTCCTTCTTGCGAGTATAATCCGATGGAAGCTGTTAAAACGAATGTGATCGGTGTGCAGAACCTCATCGAAGCAGCGCTTGAAAACAACGTGGAAAAAGTGATTGCCATCAGCACGGATAAAGTAGTTAACCCAACTAACACCATGGGAGCGACGAAGCTGCTTTCGGAAAGATTGATTTCTGCAGCCAGTCTGTATAAAGGTAGCAAGCGAACCGTATTCTCTTGCGTAAGATTTGGTAACGTGATGGGGTCGAGAGGCTCTGTCATCCCGCTATTCCGTGAGCAGATCTTAAAGGGAAAGCCGGTAACCGTCACGCATAAAGACATGACGCGGTTTATGATGTCTATTCCTCAGGCTGCTCAGCTTGTTATCGATGCGGCACATTATTCACAGGGCGGCGAAGTGTTCGTTCTAAAAATGCCGATTCTCAAAATAACAGATCTTGCGAAGTGTATGATCGAATCATTCCAAGAGGCATCAGGCCATAGATATGCCGGAAAGGTAACTGAAACGGGAATTCGTCCCGGAGAGAAGATGTATGAAGAACTAATGACACTCGAGGAATCGGAGCGGGCTCTAGAGAATGAAAGAATGTACATTATTCCTTCTTCTTTTATGACGAAAGAACCTCATTATGAAGGTTTTAAAAAAGCCCCCCGCCAGGAATACTCATCCATGACGGCACCGCGTATATATCCGGCTGACATCCGGATGTTGCTTGAAAATTACGGCTTGGGATTTGCGAGAGAGGCAACGTATGAAGAAGCTAGATAA